The Daucus carota subsp. sativus chromosome 2, DH1 v3.0, whole genome shotgun sequence genome includes a window with the following:
- the LOC108209529 gene encoding acid beta-fructofuranosidase isoform X1: MLFCSVNSHYHTHILHIIKMEHPITISHYTPLPDGEHSPSLTTTNTAEQSSRRRSLTFVLLFSSILAACLVMGTMVLFPNSGNEAVEKSTVVPEETVEVAPRGVAEGVSMKSFRRPALNAEPPANFPWNSNVLSWQRSSFHFQPNQNWMNDPNGPLFYKGWYHLFYQYNPDGAIWGNKIVWGHAVSSDLIHWKHLPVAMVTDHWYDVNGVWTGSATILPDGQIVMLYTGSTNESVQVQNLAYPADPSDPLLIEWVKYPGNPVLVPPPGIDFKDFRDPTTAWRTPEGKWRLIIGSKLNKTGISLVYDTVDFKNFTLLDGVLHAVHGTGMWECVDFYPVSKFGENGLDTSFDGVGVKHVMKASLDDDRNDYYAIGTYDPVSGKWVPDNPELDVGIGLRYDYGIYYASKTFYDSNKKRRVLWSWIKETDSEISDVRKGWASVQGIPRTILFDPKTGSNLLQWPVEEVNKLRLNKTVFENVEINTGAVLPLEIGSGSQLDITAEFEVDKESLERVQETNEVYDCKNNGGSSGRGALGPFGLLILADKDLSEQTPVYFYIAKGSGGNLRTFFCADHSRSSKAVDVDKEIYGSVVPVLRGEKLTMRILVDHSIVESFSQGGRTCITSRVYPTKAIYNNAKVFLFNNATEARIIASLNIWQMNTAQRQTHFADLVI; encoded by the exons atgCTCTTTTGTAGTGTTAATTCACATTATCATACACACATTcttcatataattaaaatggagcATCCAATCACCATTTCTCATTACACTCCCCTCCCGGACGGTGAGCATTCACCGTCATTAACCACCACTAATACGGCTGAGCAATCCAGTCGGCGACGGTCATTAACGTTTGTACTTTTGTTTAGTTCAATATTGGCTGCTTGTTTAGTCATGGGTACGATGGTTTTGTTTCCAAATAGCGGTAACGAGGCTGTTGAAAAATCTACGGTGGTGCCGGAGGAGACGGTGGAGGTGGCGCCACGTGGGGTGGCGGAAGGAGTGTCGATGAAGTCGTTCCGGCGGCCGGCATTGAATGCGGAGCCGCCGGCTAATTTTCCGTGGAATTCGAACGTGTTGTCTTGGCAAAGAAGTTCTTTTCATTTTCAACCAAACCAAAATTGGATGAACG ATCCTAATG GACCTTTATTCTACAAGGGATGGTACCATTTATTCTATCAGTACAACCCTGATGGTGCAATATGGGGAAACAAGATTGTCTGGGGACATGCAGTTTCCAGCGATTTGATCCACTGGAAACATCTTCCAGTTGCCATGGTCACTGATCACTGGTACGATGTTAACGGGGTCTGGACCGGGTCCGCGACAATACTCCCTGATGGTCAGATTGTAATGTTGTACACAGGATCAACTAATGAATCAGTGCAGGTTCAAAATCTCGCGTATCCCGCTGACCCTTCTGATCCTCTACTCATTGAATGGGTTAAGTATCCTGGTAATCCGGTTCTGGTACCACCTCCTGGTATTGATTTTAAGGACTTTCGTGATCCGACGACAGCCTGGAGGACGCCTGAGGGCAAGTGGCGTCTGATTATTGGATCGAAACTCAACAAGACCGGCATTTCATTGGTTTATGACACGGtggattttaagaattttaccCTTTTAGACGGGGTGTTGCACGCGGTCCATGGGACGGGTATGTGGGAGTGTGTGGATTTTTATCCGGTTTCAAAATTCGGGGAAAATGGATTGGACACATCGTTTGATGGGGTTGGAGTGAAGCATGTTATGAAGGCTAGTCTCGATGATGATAGAAATGATTATTATGCGATTGGAACTTATGATCCTGTTTCGGGAAAATGGGTCCCTGATAATCCTGAATTGGATGTTGGTATTGGACTGAGGTACGATTATGGAATATACTATGCTTCGAAAACGTTTTATGATTCGAATAAGAAGAGGAGAGTGTTGTGGAGTTGGATCAAAGAAACTGATAGCGAAATTAGTGATGTCAGAAAGGGCTGGGCATCAGTCCAG GGTATTCCAAGAACGATATTGTTTGATCCTAAAACAGGGAGCAATCTACTACAATGGCCTGTTGAAGAGGTTAATAAGTTGAGATTGAACAAAACGGTATTTGAAAATGTGGAGATCAACACTGGTGCAGTTCTGCCGCTTGAAATTGGCTCAGGAAGTCAG TTGGATATTACGGCTGAATTTGAGGTCGATAAGGAAAGTCTGGAGAGAGTACAAGAAACAAACGAGGTGTATGATTGTAAAAACAATGGGGGTTCTTCTGGGCGAGGCGCTTTAGGACCATTTGGTTTGTTAATTCTTGCTGACAAAGATCTTTCGGAGCAAACCCCTGTCTACTTTTACATTGCTAAAGGTTCTGGTGGAAATCTCCGTACCTTCTTCTGTGCCGATCATTCAAG GTCTTCCAAGGCAGTCGACGTTGACAAAGAGATTTATGGTAGTGTTGTTCCAGTACTCAGAGGTGAAAAATTAACAATGCGAATTTTG GTGGATCATTCTATTGTGGAGAGCTTTTCTCAAGGAGGAAGGACATGTATAACTTCCAGGGTTTATCCAACCAAAGCCATATACAATAACGCTAAGGTTTTCTTGTTTAATAATGCCACGGAAGCTAGAATCATTGCTTCACTGAACATCTGGCAGATGAACACTGCTCAAAGACAAACACATTTTGCAGATCTTGTTATATGa
- the LOC108209529 gene encoding acid beta-fructofuranosidase isoform X2, with product MLFCSVNSHYHTHILHIIKMEHPITISHYTPLPDGEHSPSLTTTNTAEQSSRRRSLTFVLLFSSILAACLVMGTMVLFPNSGNEAVEKSTVVPEETVEVAPRGVAEGVSMKSFRRPALNAEPPANFPWNSNVLSWQRSSFHFQPNQNWMNGPLFYKGWYHLFYQYNPDGAIWGNKIVWGHAVSSDLIHWKHLPVAMVTDHWYDVNGVWTGSATILPDGQIVMLYTGSTNESVQVQNLAYPADPSDPLLIEWVKYPGNPVLVPPPGIDFKDFRDPTTAWRTPEGKWRLIIGSKLNKTGISLVYDTVDFKNFTLLDGVLHAVHGTGMWECVDFYPVSKFGENGLDTSFDGVGVKHVMKASLDDDRNDYYAIGTYDPVSGKWVPDNPELDVGIGLRYDYGIYYASKTFYDSNKKRRVLWSWIKETDSEISDVRKGWASVQGIPRTILFDPKTGSNLLQWPVEEVNKLRLNKTVFENVEINTGAVLPLEIGSGSQLDITAEFEVDKESLERVQETNEVYDCKNNGGSSGRGALGPFGLLILADKDLSEQTPVYFYIAKGSGGNLRTFFCADHSRSSKAVDVDKEIYGSVVPVLRGEKLTMRILVDHSIVESFSQGGRTCITSRVYPTKAIYNNAKVFLFNNATEARIIASLNIWQMNTAQRQTHFADLVI from the exons atgCTCTTTTGTAGTGTTAATTCACATTATCATACACACATTcttcatataattaaaatggagcATCCAATCACCATTTCTCATTACACTCCCCTCCCGGACGGTGAGCATTCACCGTCATTAACCACCACTAATACGGCTGAGCAATCCAGTCGGCGACGGTCATTAACGTTTGTACTTTTGTTTAGTTCAATATTGGCTGCTTGTTTAGTCATGGGTACGATGGTTTTGTTTCCAAATAGCGGTAACGAGGCTGTTGAAAAATCTACGGTGGTGCCGGAGGAGACGGTGGAGGTGGCGCCACGTGGGGTGGCGGAAGGAGTGTCGATGAAGTCGTTCCGGCGGCCGGCATTGAATGCGGAGCCGCCGGCTAATTTTCCGTGGAATTCGAACGTGTTGTCTTGGCAAAGAAGTTCTTTTCATTTTCAACCAAACCAAAATTGGATGAACG GACCTTTATTCTACAAGGGATGGTACCATTTATTCTATCAGTACAACCCTGATGGTGCAATATGGGGAAACAAGATTGTCTGGGGACATGCAGTTTCCAGCGATTTGATCCACTGGAAACATCTTCCAGTTGCCATGGTCACTGATCACTGGTACGATGTTAACGGGGTCTGGACCGGGTCCGCGACAATACTCCCTGATGGTCAGATTGTAATGTTGTACACAGGATCAACTAATGAATCAGTGCAGGTTCAAAATCTCGCGTATCCCGCTGACCCTTCTGATCCTCTACTCATTGAATGGGTTAAGTATCCTGGTAATCCGGTTCTGGTACCACCTCCTGGTATTGATTTTAAGGACTTTCGTGATCCGACGACAGCCTGGAGGACGCCTGAGGGCAAGTGGCGTCTGATTATTGGATCGAAACTCAACAAGACCGGCATTTCATTGGTTTATGACACGGtggattttaagaattttaccCTTTTAGACGGGGTGTTGCACGCGGTCCATGGGACGGGTATGTGGGAGTGTGTGGATTTTTATCCGGTTTCAAAATTCGGGGAAAATGGATTGGACACATCGTTTGATGGGGTTGGAGTGAAGCATGTTATGAAGGCTAGTCTCGATGATGATAGAAATGATTATTATGCGATTGGAACTTATGATCCTGTTTCGGGAAAATGGGTCCCTGATAATCCTGAATTGGATGTTGGTATTGGACTGAGGTACGATTATGGAATATACTATGCTTCGAAAACGTTTTATGATTCGAATAAGAAGAGGAGAGTGTTGTGGAGTTGGATCAAAGAAACTGATAGCGAAATTAGTGATGTCAGAAAGGGCTGGGCATCAGTCCAG GGTATTCCAAGAACGATATTGTTTGATCCTAAAACAGGGAGCAATCTACTACAATGGCCTGTTGAAGAGGTTAATAAGTTGAGATTGAACAAAACGGTATTTGAAAATGTGGAGATCAACACTGGTGCAGTTCTGCCGCTTGAAATTGGCTCAGGAAGTCAG TTGGATATTACGGCTGAATTTGAGGTCGATAAGGAAAGTCTGGAGAGAGTACAAGAAACAAACGAGGTGTATGATTGTAAAAACAATGGGGGTTCTTCTGGGCGAGGCGCTTTAGGACCATTTGGTTTGTTAATTCTTGCTGACAAAGATCTTTCGGAGCAAACCCCTGTCTACTTTTACATTGCTAAAGGTTCTGGTGGAAATCTCCGTACCTTCTTCTGTGCCGATCATTCAAG GTCTTCCAAGGCAGTCGACGTTGACAAAGAGATTTATGGTAGTGTTGTTCCAGTACTCAGAGGTGAAAAATTAACAATGCGAATTTTG GTGGATCATTCTATTGTGGAGAGCTTTTCTCAAGGAGGAAGGACATGTATAACTTCCAGGGTTTATCCAACCAAAGCCATATACAATAACGCTAAGGTTTTCTTGTTTAATAATGCCACGGAAGCTAGAATCATTGCTTCACTGAACATCTGGCAGATGAACACTGCTCAAAGACAAACACATTTTGCAGATCTTGTTATATGa